The Microcebus murinus isolate Inina chromosome 26, M.murinus_Inina_mat1.0, whole genome shotgun sequence genome contains a region encoding:
- the LOC105883080 gene encoding UDP-glucuronosyltransferase 2B17-like, whose product MTLQWTSVLLLMQLSVYFSSGTCGKVLVWPTEYSHWMNMKTILDELVQRGHEVTVLASSASIVIDPSKTSAIKFEVYPTSLSKEEFDGLFMRLFHRAIYDAPKDTFWSHVSQIEEMVFGYTEIMRKLCKDAVLNKKLMTKLQESKFDVILADAVGFCADLLAEILKTPLVYSVRFSAGYTFEKHSGGLLFPPSYVPVVMSEFSDQMTFMERVKNMIYVLYYDFWFQAYDVKKWKQFYLEVLGRPTTLYETMKKADMWLVRTYWDFEFPRPLLPNFDFVGGLHCKPAKPLPKEMEDFVQSSGENGVVVFSLGSMIRNMTEERANVIAAALAQIPQKVLWRFDGKKPDTLGPNTQLYKWLPQNDLLGHPKTKAFITHGGANGVYEAIYHGVPMVGIPLFADQPDNIAHMKAKGAAVRVDFNTMSSTDLLSALKTVINDPLYKKNIMKLSRIHHDQPMKPLDRAVFWVEFVMRHKGAKHLRVAAHDLTWFQYHSLDVLGFLLACVATAIFVITKCCLFFFRMFATAGKKKKRE is encoded by the exons ATGACTCTGCAGTGGACTTCAGTTCTTCTGCTGATGCAACTGAGTGTTTACTTTAGCTCTGGGACTTGCGGGAAGGTGCTGGTGTGGCCCACAGAATACAGCCACTGGATGAACATGAAGACAATCCTGGATGAACTTGTCCAGAGAGGTCATGAGGTGACTGTACTGGCATCTTCAGCGTCCATTGTTATCGATCCCAGCAAAACATCTGCTATTAAATTTGAAGTTTATCCTACATCTTTAAGTAAAGAGGAATTTGATGGGCTTTTCATGCGTCTGTTCCATAGAGCAATATATGATGCTCCAAAGGACACATTTTGGTCACATGTTTCACAAATAGAAGAAATGGTGTTTGGATATACTGAAATTATGAGAAAGCTCTGTAAAGATGCAGTTTTAAACAAGAAACTTATGACAAAGCTACAAGAGTCAAAGTTTGATGTCATTCTTGCAGATGCTGTTGGTTTCTGTGCTGACCTGCTGGCTGAGATACTCAAAACACCCCTTGTGTATAGTGTCCGCTTCTCTGCTGGCTACACATTTGAGAAGCATAGTGGGGGACTTCTATTCCCTCCTTCCTACGTACCTGTAGTTATGTCAGAATTCAGTGATCAAATGACATTCATGGAGAGggtaaaaaatatgatatatgtgctCTATTATGACTTTTGGTTCCAAGCATATGATGTGAAGAAGTGGAAGCAATTTTACCTTGAAGTACTAG GCAGACCCACTACATTGTATGAGACAATGAAGAAAGCTGATATGTGGCTTGTTCGAACCTATTGGGATTTTGAATTTCCTCGCCCACTCTTACCAAATTTTGATTTTGTGGGAGGACTCCATTGCAAACCTGCCAAACCCCTGCCTAAG GAGATGGAAGACTTTGTCCAGAGCTCTGGAGAAAATGGTGTTGTGGTGTTTTCTCTGGGGTCGATGATCCGTAACATGACAGAGGAAAGGGCCAATGTGATCGCTGCAGCCCTTGCCCAGATCCCACAAAAG GTTCTATGGAGATTTGATGGCAAGAAACCAGACACCTTAGGACCCAATACCCAGCTATACAAGTGGTTGCCCCAAAATGACCTTCTTG GTCATCCAAAAACCAAGGCTTTCATAACTCATGGTGGAGCCAATGGCGTCTATGAGGCCATCTACCATGGGGTCCCCATGGTGGGCATCCCTTTGTTTGCGGATCAACCAGACAACATTGCTCACATGAAGGCCAAGGGAGCAGCTGTTAGAGTGGACTTCAACACAATGTCAAGTACAGATTTGCTCAGTGCTTTGAAGACAGTCATTAATGACCCTTT atataaaaagaatattatgaaattatCAAGAATTCATCATGATCAGCCGATGAAACCTCTCGATCGAGCAGTCTTCTGGGTCGAGTTTGTCATGCGCCACAAAGGAGCCAAACACCTTCGGGTTGCAGCCCACGACCTCACCTGGTTCCAGTACCACTCTCTGGATGTGCTTGGGTTCCTGTTGGCCTGTGTGGCCACTGCTATATTCGTCATCACAAAATGTTGCCTGTTTTTCTTCCGGATGTTTGCTacagcaggaaagaagaaaaaaagggagtaA